In Oscillatoria acuminata PCC 6304, a single window of DNA contains:
- the hpsE gene encoding hormogonium polysaccharide biosynthesis glycosyltransferase HpsE, whose amino-acid sequence MKPVDLTIAIPTYNGETRLTDVLDRLRSQVGTEKFSWEIIVVDNNSSDRTAAVVRDYQKTWPSAYPLRYCFAPEQGAAFARQRAVEKAQGELIGFLDDDNLPEPDWVAAAYQFGKTHPEVGAFGSQIHGLFYEKTPEEKLPENFKKIACFLAIVERGNTPRQYDPQHKILPPGAGLVVRKAVWLKSVPKRLVLNHTGKDAGLASEDLEVLLHIQKAGWEIWYNPAMVVYHKIPNQRLEPEYLKRLVRCVGLSRHRLRMMTLNSWQRPLAFPAYLANDLRRLVLHGIRHGIGIKNDTAATCEREFLTSTLMSPLFLLKQQGFKSLGRSGDRPGQKQDETALEQLAEAFEEQRFRLHSQGVYPLNGTTGDRPHTEILLRLEDRGGQLLMPNQFMPVAKRYNLMRTIDRWTIRKLCVQIAEVGDKCSGEIYEINLSESSLCDRYLIDFIVQELAFYQISPALLCFCLPEAVAVGHLPRIKELIARLKSIGCQFSLDGVGAAQSSGEYLQELPINYLKLEGDLIHFLPHDSRSLNTVKTIQKKGISLGIKTIATHVENPELLEQAQRMGFNYVQGYGIERPHPFCVESPVSRHWVSNFLKPELSIEPAPSESLVSSVSELLSESSLESSLIV is encoded by the coding sequence ATGAAGCCGGTTGATTTAACAATAGCAATTCCCACTTATAATGGCGAAACCCGCTTAACGGACGTCCTCGATCGCCTGCGATCGCAAGTGGGAACAGAAAAGTTTTCCTGGGAAATTATTGTTGTCGATAACAATAGCAGCGATCGCACCGCAGCGGTGGTGAGAGACTATCAGAAAACTTGGCCCTCTGCCTATCCCTTACGATATTGTTTTGCCCCGGAACAGGGGGCAGCTTTTGCCCGACAGCGGGCGGTGGAAAAAGCTCAAGGGGAGTTAATCGGGTTTTTGGATGATGATAACTTGCCGGAACCCGACTGGGTAGCGGCTGCCTATCAGTTTGGGAAAACTCATCCAGAAGTCGGGGCATTTGGCAGCCAAATTCATGGGCTGTTTTATGAAAAAACCCCGGAAGAAAAGCTGCCTGAAAATTTTAAGAAAATCGCTTGTTTCTTAGCCATTGTAGAACGGGGAAATACCCCGCGTCAGTACGACCCGCAACATAAAATATTGCCCCCCGGGGCGGGATTAGTGGTTCGCAAAGCAGTCTGGTTAAAATCAGTTCCCAAACGGTTAGTTTTAAATCATACCGGGAAAGATGCGGGATTAGCCAGTGAAGATTTAGAAGTTTTGTTGCATATTCAAAAAGCTGGATGGGAGATTTGGTATAATCCAGCGATGGTGGTTTACCATAAAATTCCCAACCAGCGGTTAGAACCGGAATATTTAAAACGGTTGGTCCGTTGTGTGGGGTTGAGTCGTCATCGCCTACGAATGATGACCTTAAATAGTTGGCAAAGACCCTTAGCATTTCCAGCTTATTTAGCCAATGATTTGCGCCGGTTGGTGCTACATGGGATTCGACATGGAATTGGCATTAAAAATGATACAGCAGCCACTTGTGAACGAGAGTTTTTGACCAGTACCTTAATGAGTCCTCTGTTTCTGTTGAAACAACAAGGTTTTAAGTCATTGGGAAGAAGTGGCGATCGCCCGGGACAAAAACAGGATGAAACTGCCCTAGAACAGTTGGCGGAAGCATTTGAAGAACAACGGTTTCGCCTTCATTCTCAAGGAGTGTACCCCCTGAATGGGACGACAGGCGATCGCCCTCATACAGAGATTTTGTTGCGCTTGGAAGATCGGGGGGGTCAATTGTTAATGCCCAATCAGTTTATGCCTGTAGCAAAACGGTATAATCTGATGCGGACAATCGACCGTTGGACGATCCGAAAACTTTGTGTTCAAATTGCGGAAGTGGGGGATAAATGTTCCGGGGAGATTTATGAAATAAATTTGTCGGAATCCAGTCTGTGCGATCGCTACTTAATTGATTTTATCGTGCAGGAATTAGCGTTTTACCAAATTTCCCCGGCACTGTTGTGCTTCTGCCTTCCCGAGGCGGTGGCAGTCGGGCATTTACCCCGCATCAAAGAACTGATTGCACGCTTGAAGTCCATTGGCTGCCAGTTTTCCCTGGATGGAGTGGGTGCGGCTCAATCTTCCGGTGAGTATCTCCAAGAATTGCCAATTAATTACCTTAAATTAGAGGGGGATTTAATTCACTTTCTTCCCCATGATTCTCGGAGCTTAAACACCGTCAAAACAATCCAGAAAAAGGGGATAAGTCTCGGGATAAAAACCATTGCTACTCATGTAGAAAACCCAGAGCTTTTAGAGCAAGCTCAACGAATGGGGTTTAATTACGTTCAGGGATATGGAATAGAACGTCCCCATCCTTTCTGCGTTGAATCCCCAGTTTCCCGACATTGGGTGAGCAACTTCCTGAAACCAGAACTCTCCATTGAACCCGCACCCTCTGAGTCCTTAGTATCAAGCGTTTCCGAATTGTTATCCGAAAGTTCCCTAGAAAGCTCGTTAATCGTCTAA
- the hpsE gene encoding hormogonium polysaccharide biosynthesis glycosyltransferase HpsE, translated as MNAIAFTIAIPTYNGAARLPQLLDCLRSQIRTEDFTWEIVVIDNNSQDNTAEVIRQYQIDWPSASPLHYYFEPQQGLAFARQRAIDEAQGTWVGFLDDDNLPAPDWVAEAYNFAHSYPQAGAFGGQIHGQFETPPPENFHRIASFLAIRERGSKPHLYQPNQLSLPPGAGLVVRKQAWCETVPRRLQLIGRVKGSSLAGEDFETLLYLHQGGWEIWYCPTLHSYHQIPQERLEQASLLSLIRGCGLCICHLRLLNASPREKPLVIARIFLGNLRRILRHLIQYRGLVKTDPVAACELEFFISSFLSPVYYLQSQLAQKQVNSNEPSPRLNCPAN; from the coding sequence ATGAATGCCATCGCTTTTACAATAGCCATCCCCACCTATAATGGGGCAGCGCGATTACCGCAACTGCTGGACTGCTTGCGATCGCAAATTCGCACCGAAGACTTTACCTGGGAAATTGTTGTCATCGATAACAACAGTCAGGATAACACCGCTGAAGTCATTCGCCAATACCAAATTGATTGGCCCTCTGCCTCTCCCTTACACTATTATTTTGAACCCCAACAAGGACTCGCCTTTGCCCGACAACGGGCGATCGATGAAGCTCAAGGAACCTGGGTGGGATTTTTAGATGATGATAATTTACCCGCCCCCGACTGGGTAGCCGAAGCCTACAATTTTGCTCACTCCTATCCCCAAGCTGGTGCCTTTGGCGGCCAAATTCATGGTCAGTTTGAAACGCCACCCCCGGAGAATTTTCACCGAATTGCCTCCTTTTTAGCCATTCGGGAACGCGGTTCCAAACCCCATTTATATCAACCCAATCAGTTAAGTTTACCCCCCGGTGCGGGTTTAGTGGTTCGCAAACAAGCCTGGTGTGAAACTGTTCCTCGGCGCTTACAATTAATCGGTCGAGTCAAGGGTTCATCCTTAGCTGGAGAAGATTTTGAAACCTTACTCTATTTGCACCAAGGGGGATGGGAAATTTGGTACTGTCCCACCCTGCATAGCTATCATCAAATTCCCCAAGAGAGATTAGAGCAGGCATCATTACTTTCCCTGATTCGAGGCTGTGGATTGTGCATTTGTCACCTGCGCCTGCTCAATGCCAGTCCGAGAGAAAAACCCTTGGTAATTGCCCGCATCTTCCTCGGCAATTTACGCCGAATTTTGCGCCATCTGATTCAGTATCGCGGCTTAGTTAAAACGGACCCAGTGGCTGCCTGTGAGTTAGAGTTTTTTATAAGTAGTTTTCTGAGTCCGGTTTACTATTTGCAAAGCCAATTGGCGCAGAAACAAGTTAACTCTAATGAACCGAGTCCCCGATTAAATTGCCCAGCCAATTAA
- a CDS encoding acyltransferase family protein encodes MRLTSLDVFRGMAIASMILVNNPGSWQQVYPPLLHAPWHGFTPTDLIFPAFLFISGVAMAFSFAKYTNSPNSPPAASVYFKILRRALILFGLGLFLNGSTLVLKTLLQGQPLDFGTLRIMGVLQRISLAYLFGATAILNLSRRRLGFLCLAILLGYWFALTQIPVPGYGPGDLSAKGAGTLVAYLDRLILTPPHILGDGSFEPEGLLSTLPSVVTLLLGFFIGDWLQKQPVTSRTSLQMAGVAVVTIVTGSLWGLVFPINKQLWTSSYVVLSAGWSLLLLAACYELVEVRQWRSWAFPFKVMGLNAIFVFVASGFLARILLFTPVSTATDAPSLYSWMYRNGFVPILGELHGSFAIALVTLLFWTWILWGLYRRRCFFKL; translated from the coding sequence ATGCGACTGACTTCTTTGGATGTGTTTCGCGGCATGGCGATCGCCAGTATGATTCTGGTCAATAACCCCGGTAGCTGGCAACAAGTTTATCCCCCCCTCCTCCATGCACCCTGGCATGGGTTCACCCCCACAGACCTGATTTTCCCCGCATTCCTGTTCATCTCTGGGGTGGCAATGGCCTTTTCCTTTGCCAAATACACCAACTCCCCGAATTCCCCCCCTGCTGCTTCCGTTTACTTCAAAATCCTCCGTCGTGCGCTGATTCTCTTCGGTTTAGGCTTATTTTTGAACGGTTCAACCCTCGTCCTAAAGACTTTACTGCAAGGTCAACCCCTGGATTTTGGCACCCTGCGGATTATGGGAGTGTTGCAGCGGATTAGTTTAGCCTATCTGTTCGGGGCGACTGCCATCCTCAACCTCTCCCGTCGTCGTCTGGGATTCCTCTGCCTTGCCATTCTCCTCGGATATTGGTTCGCCCTCACCCAAATTCCCGTTCCCGGTTATGGTCCCGGGGATTTATCGGCCAAGGGTGCCGGGACCCTCGTCGCCTATCTCGATCGCCTGATTCTGACACCCCCCCATATTTTGGGCGATGGCAGCTTTGAACCCGAAGGATTACTCAGCACCCTCCCCTCGGTCGTTACCCTCCTCTTGGGCTTTTTTATCGGGGATTGGTTGCAGAAACAACCCGTCACCTCCCGCACCAGTCTGCAAATGGCCGGAGTTGCCGTTGTGACAATCGTTACCGGCTCACTCTGGGGCCTGGTTTTCCCGATTAACAAACAACTCTGGACCAGTTCCTACGTGGTGTTGAGTGCCGGTTGGTCCCTCCTACTATTGGCCGCCTGTTACGAACTGGTGGAGGTCCGCCAATGGCGAAGCTGGGCCTTTCCCTTTAAGGTGATGGGACTCAATGCCATCTTTGTCTTCGTTGCCTCGGGGTTTTTGGCCCGAATTTTGCTCTTTACCCCCGTTAGTACCGCCACTGATGCGCCTAGTCTGTATTCCTGGATGTATCGCAATGGATTTGTCCCGATTTTGGGTGAACTTCACGGGTCTTTTGCGATCGCCCTCGTGACCCTGCTCTTTTGGACCTGGATTCTCTGGGGCCTCTACCGTCGTCGCTGTTTCTTCAAGCTGTAG
- a CDS encoding DUF5331 domain-containing protein, translating to MAFFEEFSATLKNQWLKYFEDNRDWLNLHTKLAAVNTPDGGKRPPSYFILGVMNALEPKLAQLMLPFSQLNPDPDTLIEVIGLNFDPDIALGRGPTTPASATKGVQNPTPVVPPTPVAPPPFITSPEAAVAHAAAVEQSPEPAVTQAAGSDRDYGDPALSVAASVFGDEAIAEEESFDPLGEMESSDLESDDLSGFGETLSEEVQIEVTEVTMRISEDVDLSDLSSESSSDDDFGDMDLGGLDSESSSDDDFGDMDLGGLETESSSDDDFGDMDLGGLDSESSSDDDFGDMDLGGLDTDASEDLGDMDLGGFDEETDENAIAMENPFGESVPDDLGDLDLGGLDSESAANDDLGDLDLEGFGESKSDDDLGDLDLEGFGDTNSDDDLGDLDLDALGDDDSEDAFGDVDLDALADEMDSEDDSEMSDLLNDL from the coding sequence ATGGCATTTTTTGAAGAATTCTCTGCCACTTTAAAGAATCAGTGGTTGAAATATTTTGAAGACAACCGTGACTGGCTCAACCTACATACAAAGTTGGCAGCCGTGAACACTCCGGATGGCGGCAAACGGCCTCCCTCTTACTTCATTCTGGGCGTGATGAATGCCTTAGAACCGAAGTTAGCGCAACTGATGTTGCCTTTTTCGCAGCTTAATCCCGATCCAGATACCTTGATTGAGGTCATTGGGCTCAATTTTGACCCGGATATCGCCCTGGGCAGAGGTCCCACAACCCCTGCATCGGCAACGAAGGGAGTCCAGAACCCCACCCCGGTGGTTCCTCCGACTCCTGTGGCCCCCCCGCCATTTATAACGTCTCCAGAGGCAGCCGTTGCTCATGCGGCAGCAGTGGAACAGTCTCCAGAACCGGCTGTGACTCAAGCGGCAGGCAGCGATCGCGACTATGGCGATCCCGCTCTTTCCGTGGCGGCATCGGTGTTTGGTGATGAGGCGATCGCTGAAGAAGAATCTTTTGATCCCCTCGGGGAAATGGAGTCCTCAGACCTGGAATCCGATGATTTATCAGGCTTTGGCGAGACCCTCTCGGAGGAAGTCCAGATAGAAGTCACGGAAGTCACGATGAGGATCTCGGAAGACGTCGATCTGAGCGACCTCTCTTCAGAATCCTCCAGTGATGATGACTTTGGAGATATGGATTTAGGCGGTTTGGATTCAGAATCCTCCAGTGATGATGACTTTGGAGATATGGATTTAGGCGGTTTGGAGACAGAATCCTCCAGTGATGATGACTTTGGAGATATGGATTTAGGCGGTTTGGATTCAGAATCCTCCAGTGATGATGACTTTGGGGATATGGATTTAGGCGGTTTGGATACAGATGCCTCTGAGGATTTAGGGGATATGGACCTCGGCGGATTTGATGAAGAGACCGACGAGAATGCGATCGCGATGGAGAATCCGTTTGGGGAATCCGTGCCGGATGACCTGGGAGACCTAGATTTAGGCGGTTTGGATTCAGAATCCGCTGCCAACGATGACCTAGGAGACTTGGATTTAGAGGGATTTGGAGAATCAAAATCCGACGATGACCTCGGAGATTTGGATTTAGAGGGATTTGGAGACACAAATTCTGACGATGACCTCGGGGATTTAGACCTCGATGCGTTAGGAGATGATGACTCAGAAGATGCGTTTGGTGATGTCGATTTGGATGCGTTAGCCGATGAAATGGACTCTGAAGATGATTCAGAAATGTCCGATCTTTTGAATGACTTGTAA
- a CDS encoding nucleoside deaminase: MTSQIKRDEDFMRLAIAKAMEGVNQGEDPFGSCIVKGGEVVSCEHNICTSSLDVTAHAEVHAIRAASKKLNTLDLSGCVIYSTCEPCPMCFTAAYWAQLDKIVFGTRIADACAIGFTQLNLSCQELKQFGSDVELVGDVLKEESLDLFKHWVLLNS; this comes from the coding sequence ATGACAAGTCAAATCAAGCGTGATGAAGACTTTATGAGACTGGCGATCGCCAAAGCAATGGAAGGAGTCAACCAAGGGGAAGACCCCTTCGGCTCTTGTATCGTCAAAGGCGGTGAAGTGGTAAGCTGTGAGCATAACATTTGTACCAGTAGCCTTGATGTTACAGCCCATGCCGAAGTTCATGCCATTCGGGCTGCCTCTAAGAAATTAAATACTCTGGACCTATCCGGTTGTGTGATTTATAGCACTTGCGAACCTTGTCCGATGTGTTTTACCGCTGCTTATTGGGCCCAACTGGATAAAATTGTGTTTGGAACTCGGATAGCTGATGCTTGTGCGATCGGGTTTACTCAACTCAACCTTTCCTGTCAAGAATTGAAACAGTTTGGGAGTGATGTGGAATTAGTCGGAGATGTTTTGAAAGAAGAAAGTTTAGACCTGTTTAAACATTGGGTTCTGCTGAATTCCTGA
- the bchL gene encoding ferredoxin:protochlorophyllide reductase (ATP-dependent) iron-sulfur ATP-binding protein has product MKLAVYGKGGIGKSTTSCNISVALAKRGKKVLQIGCDPKHDSTFTLTGYLIPTIIDTLQEKDFHYEDVWPEDVIYKGYGGVDCVEAGGPPAGAGCGGYVVGETVKLLKELNAFDEYDVILFDVLGDVVCGGFAAPLNYADYCVIVTDNGFDALFAANRIAASVREKARTHSLRLAGLIGNRTSKRDLIDKYIDTVPMPVLEILPLIEDIRVSRVKGKTLFEMAESDPSLNYVCDYYLNIADQLLSSPEGVVPNDTPDRELFSLLSDFYLNPVKAPEHSPEGELDLMMV; this is encoded by the coding sequence GTGAAACTTGCAGTTTACGGAAAAGGTGGTATCGGTAAATCTACGACAAGCTGTAATATCTCCGTGGCCCTCGCCAAGCGTGGTAAAAAAGTTCTACAAATTGGCTGTGACCCCAAACATGACAGCACCTTTACCCTCACTGGGTATCTGATTCCCACCATCATTGACACCCTGCAAGAAAAAGACTTCCATTACGAAGACGTTTGGCCGGAAGATGTCATCTACAAAGGCTATGGCGGTGTGGACTGTGTAGAAGCCGGTGGCCCTCCTGCTGGGGCCGGTTGTGGTGGCTATGTCGTGGGAGAAACCGTCAAACTGCTCAAAGAGCTCAACGCCTTTGACGAATATGATGTGATTCTGTTTGACGTGCTCGGGGACGTGGTTTGTGGTGGATTTGCCGCACCCCTTAACTATGCCGACTACTGCGTAATCGTGACTGATAATGGCTTTGATGCCTTATTTGCGGCCAACCGAATTGCTGCATCAGTTCGCGAAAAAGCTCGCACCCATTCCTTGCGTTTGGCTGGATTAATCGGTAATCGGACCTCCAAGCGGGACCTGATTGATAAATACATCGACACCGTACCCATGCCGGTTTTAGAGATTTTGCCCCTGATTGAAGACATTCGCGTGTCGCGGGTCAAAGGTAAAACCTTGTTTGAGATGGCCGAGAGTGACCCTTCCCTCAACTACGTCTGTGACTATTACCTGAATATCGCGGACCAGTTGCTCTCTTCTCCCGAAGGCGTCGTCCCGAATGACACCCCCGATCGCGAGCTATTCTCCCTGCTGTCGGACTTCTACCTCAATCCCGTCAAGGCTCCCGAACATTCCCCCGAAGGCGAACTCGACCTGATGATGGTTTAG
- a CDS encoding PIN/TRAM domain-containing protein, giving the protein MLNAIIILSFILAAAGIGFYSTELLPASAMAQVSNLDGLRSVTTGFAALVGGAVGLAVQTTYRRMEKQVRQMPIDMLITRAIGLVMGLLVANLMLAPVFLLPIPHEFGFIKPLAAILGSVMFAFLGVTLADTHGRAFLRLINPSSLESMLVAEGTLKPAATKVLDTSCIIDGRVETLLGTGFLEGQILVPQFVLQELQMVADASNDQKRVRGRRGLDVLNRIKETYAERIVIHPADYEDLQTVDAKLVRLAQEINATLLTNDYNLSKVATVQKVLVLNINDLTQAVRPVYLPGDSLDLKILKEGKEEAQGVGYLDDGTMVVVEEGSKYIGDQLRVVVTSSLQTAAGRMIFARPHASMVA; this is encoded by the coding sequence ATGCTTAATGCAATCATCATTCTCTCATTTATTCTAGCAGCGGCGGGGATCGGTTTCTACAGCACAGAACTGCTTCCCGCCTCGGCGATGGCCCAGGTCTCTAATCTGGACGGGTTGCGATCGGTCACCACCGGGTTTGCCGCCTTAGTCGGGGGGGCAGTCGGCCTCGCGGTGCAAACCACCTACCGACGGATGGAAAAGCAAGTTCGGCAAATGCCCATTGATATGCTGATTACCCGGGCGATCGGTCTCGTCATGGGTCTCTTGGTGGCCAACTTAATGCTGGCCCCCGTGTTCTTGCTGCCGATTCCCCATGAATTTGGATTCATCAAACCCCTCGCCGCCATCCTCGGTAGCGTGATGTTTGCCTTTTTGGGCGTCACCCTGGCCGATACTCACGGTCGGGCCTTCCTGCGCCTGATCAACCCCAGCAGTCTCGAATCCATGTTAGTGGCTGAAGGGACCTTAAAACCGGCGGCGACCAAAGTCCTAGATACCAGTTGCATTATCGATGGTCGCGTGGAGACCCTCCTCGGCACCGGCTTTTTAGAAGGACAAATCCTCGTTCCCCAATTCGTCTTGCAGGAATTGCAAATGGTGGCGGATGCCTCCAACGACCAAAAACGGGTCCGGGGTCGTCGGGGACTTGATGTCCTCAATCGGATTAAGGAAACCTATGCCGAACGCATTGTGATCCATCCGGCAGACTATGAGGACCTGCAAACCGTGGATGCAAAATTGGTCCGGTTGGCCCAAGAAATTAATGCTACCCTGCTCACCAATGACTACAATTTGTCTAAAGTCGCCACGGTGCAAAAGGTGTTAGTGCTAAATATTAATGACTTGACCCAGGCGGTGCGTCCGGTGTATCTCCCCGGAGACAGTCTCGACCTGAAAATTCTCAAAGAAGGGAAGGAAGAGGCCCAAGGGGTGGGATATTTAGACGATGGCACAATGGTGGTGGTGGAAGAAGGTAGCAAATATATTGGTGACCAGTTGCGAGTTGTTGTCACTTCTTCCTTACAGACCGCTGCCGGTCGGATGATTTTTGCCCGTCCTCATGCTTCAATGGTGGCCTAA
- the hemW gene encoding radical SAM family heme chaperone HemW: MIPEIPRSAYLHIPFCRRRCFYCDFPVSVVGDRKQGEDSGTIVEYVDWLIREIENSPVWGQPLSTVFFGGGTPSLLSVSQLSQLLDSLDRRLGIAADAEISMEMDPGTFDREHLRGYCLGGINRVSLGVQAFQDDLLADCGRSHRTRDILNAVELMGEVGIENFSLDLISGLPHQTLEQWQDSLNQAVALNPAHISSYDLIVEAGTAFSRTYQPGVSPLPTDEISAQMYRVAVETLTAAGYEHYEVSNYAQSGYQCRHNRVYWENRPCYGFGMGAASYLGGQRFTRPRTRREYYAWVQEWQSSGGVLSIPETPTEEVLLETLMLGLRLADGIDIARFTQQFGGDRLRQLWHCLLPYYRQGWVEVHSRSEPLDFGPTLPPSGAIRLSDPEGFLFSNTILATIFEALEK; encoded by the coding sequence ATGATCCCGGAGATCCCCAGGTCTGCTTATCTGCATATTCCATTTTGTCGTCGGCGCTGTTTTTATTGCGATTTTCCGGTGTCGGTGGTGGGCGATCGCAAGCAGGGGGAGGACTCGGGGACGATTGTGGAATATGTGGATTGGCTGATTAGGGAAATTGAGAACAGTCCAGTTTGGGGTCAGCCCCTGTCCACGGTGTTTTTTGGTGGGGGTACGCCGTCCCTGTTATCCGTTTCCCAGTTGAGTCAACTTTTGGATAGTCTCGATCGCCGGTTGGGAATTGCTGCCGATGCAGAAATTTCTATGGAGATGGATCCGGGGACCTTTGACCGGGAACACCTCCGGGGATATTGCCTGGGGGGAATCAATCGGGTGAGTCTGGGAGTGCAGGCGTTTCAGGATGACTTGTTGGCTGACTGTGGGCGATCGCACCGGACGAGAGATATTTTAAATGCCGTTGAGCTAATGGGCGAGGTGGGAATTGAGAATTTTAGTCTGGATTTGATTTCAGGACTGCCTCACCAAACCTTAGAACAGTGGCAAGATTCCCTGAATCAGGCAGTTGCCCTCAATCCGGCTCATATTTCTAGCTATGACTTAATTGTAGAAGCGGGGACCGCCTTTTCCCGGACCTATCAACCGGGGGTTTCTCCGTTACCCACGGATGAGATCAGCGCCCAAATGTATCGGGTGGCGGTTGAGACCCTGACGGCGGCGGGGTATGAACATTATGAAGTCTCGAATTATGCCCAGTCGGGGTATCAGTGTCGGCATAATCGCGTTTATTGGGAAAATCGCCCTTGCTATGGATTTGGGATGGGGGCGGCGAGTTATCTGGGGGGCCAACGGTTCACTCGTCCCCGGACTAGGCGGGAGTATTATGCTTGGGTGCAGGAGTGGCAAAGCAGTGGCGGGGTCCTGTCCATTCCGGAAACTCCTACGGAGGAGGTGTTGTTAGAAACCTTGATGTTGGGATTGCGGTTAGCTGATGGGATTGATATTGCTCGTTTTACCCAGCAGTTTGGCGGCGATCGCCTCCGTCAGCTTTGGCACTGTCTCCTCCCTTATTATCGCCAAGGCTGGGTAGAAGTTCACTCCCGTTCGGAACCGTTAGATTTTGGCCCCACCCTGCCCCCATCCGGTGCGATCCGACTCTCGGACCCCGAAGGATTTTTATTTTCCAATACTATTTTAGCCACCATTTTTGAAGCCCTAGAAAAATAA